The following are from one region of the Nicotiana tomentosiformis chromosome 7, ASM39032v3, whole genome shotgun sequence genome:
- the LOC104110663 gene encoding nicotinamide/nicotinic acid mononucleotide adenylyltransferase: MTDIALPWDKLSLDLIKQEEGQSSPERKKRTYVVLVSTGSFNPPTYMHLRCFELARDALTSEGFCVIGGYMSPVNDAYKKKGLISAEHRVAMCQLACKSSEFVMTDPWEASQDSYQRTLTVLSRIKSAICGGSLSSSEDLMVMLVCGSDLLESFSTPGVWIPEQVRTICRDFGLVCVRRGGQDVEKIIAGDDILNEYKKNIKVVDEVVPNGISSTGLRDCISKGFSVKYLTADEVIDYMKQHNLYRGQCSNN; the protein is encoded by the exons ATGACTGATATTGCTTTACCATGGGATAAGCTGTCTTTAGATTTAATAAAACAAGAGGAGGGGCAATCAAGTCCGGAAAGGAA GAAAAGGACATATGTAGTTCTTGTATCCACAGGAAGTTTCAATCCTCCTACTTACATGCACTTGCGCTGTTTTG AGTTGGCAAGAGATGCATTGACTTCAGAAGGGTTCTGCGTAATTGGAGGTTATATGTCACCAGTAAATGATGCATATAAGAAGAAG GGTCTTATATCTGCCGAGCATCGTGTTGCAATGTGCCAGTTAGCTTGTAAAAGCTCAGAATTCGTTATGACAGATCCCTGGGAG GCAAGCCAGGATAGCTATCAACGAACATTGACAGTTCTCTCCAGAATAAAGTCCGCTATCTGTGGTGGAAGTTTGTCATCCAGTG AAGACCTCATGGTCATGCTTGTGTGTGGTTCTGATCTGCTAGAATCTTTCAGCACGCCTGGAGTTTGGATACCTGAGCAG GTCAGGACCATATGTAGAGACTTTGGCTTGGTTTGTGTCCGGAGAGGTGGTCAGGATGTTGAAAAGATCATTGCCGGTGATGATATTTTGAATGAATATAAG AAAAATATCAAAGTTGTGGATGAAGTAGTGCCTAATGGAATCAGTTCAACGGgattaag GGACTGCATCTCGAAAGGGTTCTCAGTGAAGTACTTGACAGCCGATGAAGTAATTGATTATATGAAACAACATAACCTTTATAGAGGGCAATGTTCTAACAACTGA
- the LOC138895601 gene encoding uncharacterized protein, which yields MPELSKLEWMGSSVSASSQVISFLEALHMVEKGCLTYLAYVRDTTTETPAIDSVPVVQEFSDEFPFDLPRMPPDRNIDFSINLDAGTHPISIPPYCMASKELKEQLEELLAKGFVKPNSPDMLLVDSVFDGKGYGGWRRGILIALSAKNKVGFIDGSFAQPKISSDTFKSWSKYKEMVISCCGGKTKSFKSQQYGRLIQFLMGLNYAYSAARSSLVMLSPLPSINHAYSLLIRDEKQREVHITQHPGEGAFLAAKQFGVQRFSSEKRNYSDEKKSAQFCNYCKKQNHTIETCYRLKGFSADFKFTKPRKFSLGAKSNVVLPAEENGFQSENSGEKPMTQDQYHSLYQLLQYVKIGNQGEQVPEDTVSANYAGIYPSAYPSKSYISVFVNSISWILDSGASEHMTSNLCLLFNVKDMPKPIYVGLPNSHRVLVFQSGCVTLLPNFILQNVLFVLCFNYNLLSVHKLCVQFRSILMFSSLGATLHAPSMKRPVVLGKHTSTRFTNYVFSSSYAPSNVALWHYRLGHLPLSNMKNISSILSFDLPLDIPHCDICAKARQTKLPFHSSSITSKHIFDLIHVDTWGPYKTPTHDSFKYFLTIVDDFSRETWTFLLSTKSNAFLVLKHFLAMTDRQFHTKVKAIRTDNALELGSTPQHSEFFASQGIEHQTGCDLSSSSIPISVPLKSSSISSPSSPQYSHITLIPSHFFSSPHAVTSSPIPFPDYSTSPDCMLPHPSPSVSPLSPSPAQPTLRRSLRDHHVPSYLNDYVCNLVHLTNVSSSCFSSSVSPTVLSFSALSHSNQSLLNSVSHISEPTTYFQASLHSGWQEAMSKELQALESNNTWEVV from the exons atgccagaacTTTCTAAATTGGAGTGGATGGGTTcttctgtcagtgcatctagccAGGTTATCTCTTTTCTAGAGGCTctacacatggtcgagaagggttgtttgacttatctagcttatgttcgggatactactacagagactccggcgattgattcagtaccCGTGGTCCAGGAGTTCTCTGATGAATTTCCTTTTGATCTTCCACGCATGCCACCAGATCGCAATATCGATTTTAGTATTAATTTGGATGCAGGTACCcatcctatctctattccaccgtactgcATGGCttcgaaagagttgaaagaacaacttgaggagttgctagcaaaggggtttgtcaaaccga ACTCGCCGGATATGCTCTTGGTGGACTCAGTTTTCGATGGCAAGGGATATGGAGGATGGCGCAGAGGAATACTCATAGCCTTATCTGCTAAGAACAAGGTGGGATTTATAGATGGATCCTTTGCTCAGCCTAAGATCTCTTCAGATACCTTCAAATCTTGGTCTAAGTACAAAGAAATGGTGATTTCTTG TTGTGGAGGAAAGACTAAGAGTTTCAAATCTCAACAATATGGAAGACTAATTCAGTTCCTTATGGGACTGAATTATGCCTATTCAGCTGCCAGAAGCAGCCTGGTCATGCTTTCTCCTTTGCCTTCAATCAACCATGCTTACTCTTTGCTCATCAGGGATGAAAAACAAAGAGAGGTTCACATAACTCAGCATCCTGGAGAAGGAGCTTTCCTGGCAGCAAAACAGTTTGGAGTTCAAAGATTCAGCTCAGAGAAAAGAAACTATTCAGATGAAAAGAAGTCTGCCCAGTTTTGCAATTACTGCAAAAAGCAAAATCATACCATTGAGACTTGCTATAGGCTGAAAGGTTTTTCGGCAGACTTCAAATTCACCAAGCCAAGGAAGTTCAGTCTAGGTGCTAAGAGCAATGTTGTTTTGCCTGCAGAAGAGAACGGATTTCAGTCAGAAAATTCAGGGGAAAAACCTATGACTCAAGATCAGTACCATAGTCTTTATCAATTACTCCAATATGTGAAGATTGGAAATCAGGGTGAACAGGTTCCAGAGGACACAGTTTCTGCCAACTATGCTGGTATATATCCTTCTGCTTACCCCTCTAAATCCTACATCAGTGTTTTTGTTAATTCTATTTCTTGGATATTAGACTCAGGCGCCTCTGAGCACATGACATCAAATCTATGTCTCCTCTTTAATGTGAAAGACATGCCTAAACCCATTTATGTTGGTTTGCCTAACTCTCATAGAGTCTTAGTTTTTCAGTCAGGTTGTGTTACCTTATTACCTAATTTCATTCTTCAGAATGTCCTGTTTGTCCTTTGTTTCAATTACAATTTATTGTCAGTTCATAAATTGTGTGTTCAATTTCGCTCTATCCTAATGTTTTCTTCCCTTGGTGCTACATTGCATGCCCCTTCAATGAAGAGGCCAGTGGTGCTTGGTAAA CACACTAGCACTAGGTTTACAAATTATGTTTTCTCTTCCAGTTATGCTCCTTCTAATGTAGCCTTATGGCATTACAGATTGGGTCATTTACCCTTATCTAATATGAAGAATATTTCATCTATATTGAGTTTTGATTTACCTCTTGATATCCCACATTGTGATATTTGTGCTAAAGCTAGGCAAACCAAGTTGCCTTTTCATTCTAGTTCAATTACAAGCAAACATATTTTTGACCTTATTCATGTTGACACTTGGGGACCTTATAAAACTCCTACCCATGATAGTTTTAAATACTTCCTCACTATagttgatgactttagtagaGAGACTTGGACTTTTCTTCTAAGCACTAAGTCTAATGCTTTCCTTGTACTCAAACATTTCTTGGCAATGACTGATAGACAATTTCATACTAAAGTAAAAGCAATCAGGACTGATAATGCTTTAGAACTTGGTTCCACTCCTCAACATTCTGAATTTTTTGCATCACAAGGGATAGAACATCAGACCGGTTGT GATCTCTCTTCTTCCTCTATTCCTATTTCTGTTCCTCTCAAGTCCAGTTCCATTTCATCTCCCTCTTCCCCACAATATTCTCATATCACTCTTATTCCCTCACATTTCTTTTCAAGTCCACATGCAGTCACGTCCTCTCCTATACCCTTTCCTGATTACTCCACTTCACCAGATTGCATGTTACCTCACCCTTCCCCTTCTGTTTCTCCTCTTTCTCCCTCTCCTGCTCAGCCAACTCTTAGAAGATCTCTTAGAGATCATCATGTGCCAAGTTATCTTAATGATTATGTGTGTAACCTTGTTCACTTAACTAATGTCTCATCtagttgtttttcttcttcagtTTCTCCAACTGTTTTATCCTTCTCAGCTTTATCTCATTCAAATCAGTCTCTCTTAAATTCAGTATCTCATATTTCTGAGCCTACTACCTATTTTCAAGCTTCCTTGCACTCGGGTTGGCAAGAGGCCATGTCCAAGGAACTTCAAGCCCTGGAATCTAATAACACATGGGAAGTAGTCTAA